The following coding sequences are from one Arthrobacter sp. PvP023 window:
- the narJ gene encoding nitrate reductase molybdenum cofactor assembly chaperone: MSRRQQVVYLAAAWCLSYPDEELIGRVPLMRDALGEFPGAGADFAGVLDVLESTPLMEVQAHYVREFDLGKRHALHLSYWTDGDTRRRGEVLGNFKKTYRQSDILVDTRGELPDYLPMVLEFAAVVDLAAGRELLTRFRASLEMLRFGLLRDEMPHARILQAVCATLPGKSPADEQAVMRMAGYGPPTEAVGLDPYDPRLLPVKGT; this comes from the coding sequence CGGCGCCAGCAGGTGGTGTACCTTGCGGCGGCCTGGTGCCTGTCCTACCCGGACGAGGAACTGATCGGCAGGGTGCCGCTCATGCGGGACGCACTGGGAGAGTTTCCCGGAGCCGGCGCTGACTTCGCCGGGGTGCTGGACGTGCTGGAATCCACGCCCCTCATGGAGGTGCAGGCGCACTACGTCCGCGAATTCGACCTCGGCAAGCGCCACGCCCTGCACCTGAGCTATTGGACGGACGGGGACACCCGGCGCCGCGGAGAGGTGCTGGGCAACTTCAAGAAGACCTACCGGCAAAGCGACATCCTGGTGGACACCCGCGGTGAACTGCCCGACTACCTGCCGATGGTCCTGGAATTCGCCGCCGTGGTGGACCTGGCGGCCGGGCGGGAACTGCTGACCCGTTTCCGGGCGAGCCTGGAGATGCTCCGCTTCGGGCTGCTGCGGGACGAAATGCCGCACGCCCGGATCCTGCAGGCCGTCTGCGCCACGCTGCCAGGGAAATCGCCCGCGGACGAGCAGGCCGTGATGCGGATGGCCGGCTACGGCCCGCCCACCGAAGCCGTGGGCCTGGACCCCTACGATCCGCGACTCCTGCCCGTGAAGGGAACCTGA
- a CDS encoding nitrate/nitrite transporter, whose protein sequence is MAGSVPPPTSAPAGQTRNLILATAASVAGFWAWNSVATLGAFYTQNLQLNPATTGVLVAMPVFVGSLGRIVVGTLTDKYGGRAMFTFVLLASILPILLVSLGGTLRSFPLVLGAGLLLGVAGTVFAVGIPFVSGWYEPSRRGFATGVFGAGMGGTALAAFLNPRLVAGIGYFPTHLLIAGVLAVMAALVWFLMKESPGWSRSNAPVLPKLLDAAKTPVTWKMCFLYAVVFGGFVSFATYLPTYLRDVYSFDPSGAGARTAGFALAAVLARPVGGVLADKLGPKPVVITSLTAVALLAWVVNLQPDGEVPAGLTFVAMAAALGLGTGGVFAWVGVLAPHGKVGSISGVVSAAGGLGGYFPPLVMGATYDAATHSYSIGLLLLVVTAIVALGFTVFAVQGRTRAKAVPA, encoded by the coding sequence ATGGCCGGATCCGTGCCTCCCCCCACGTCCGCGCCCGCGGGCCAGACCCGGAACCTGATCCTGGCCACCGCGGCGTCCGTGGCAGGCTTCTGGGCCTGGAACTCCGTGGCCACCCTCGGTGCCTTCTATACGCAGAACCTGCAGCTCAACCCGGCCACCACGGGGGTCCTGGTGGCCATGCCGGTGTTCGTCGGCTCACTCGGGCGGATCGTCGTCGGCACGCTGACCGACAAGTACGGCGGCCGGGCAATGTTCACCTTCGTGCTGCTCGCCTCCATCCTGCCGATCCTGCTTGTGTCCCTCGGCGGCACCTTGCGCTCCTTCCCGCTGGTGCTGGGCGCCGGCCTGCTGCTGGGCGTCGCCGGAACCGTGTTCGCCGTCGGAATCCCCTTTGTGAGCGGCTGGTACGAGCCGTCCCGGCGGGGCTTCGCCACCGGCGTTTTTGGTGCCGGCATGGGCGGAACGGCGCTGGCCGCCTTCCTGAATCCCCGGCTCGTCGCCGGAATCGGATACTTCCCCACGCACCTGCTGATCGCCGGCGTCCTCGCCGTGATGGCGGCCCTGGTCTGGTTCCTGATGAAGGAATCCCCGGGCTGGAGCCGAAGCAACGCCCCCGTGCTGCCCAAGCTCCTGGACGCAGCCAAGACACCGGTCACCTGGAAGATGTGCTTCCTCTACGCGGTCGTCTTTGGCGGCTTCGTCTCCTTCGCCACGTACCTGCCCACCTACCTGCGGGACGTGTACAGCTTCGATCCCAGCGGCGCCGGCGCCCGCACGGCAGGCTTCGCCCTCGCGGCAGTCCTGGCCCGGCCGGTGGGCGGCGTGCTCGCGGACAAGCTCGGGCCCAAACCGGTGGTGATCACCTCGCTCACCGCCGTCGCCCTTCTTGCGTGGGTGGTGAACCTGCAACCCGACGGCGAGGTCCCCGCCGGCCTGACATTCGTCGCCATGGCGGCGGCCCTGGGGCTGGGGACGGGCGGGGTGTTCGCCTGGGTGGGCGTGCTGGCCCCGCACGGGAAGGTGGGCAGCATCAGCGGAGTGGTCAGTGCGGCGGGCGGACTGGGCGGCTACTTTCCGCCGCTGGTGATGGGGGCAACGTACGACGCCGCCACCCACAGCTACTCGATCGGGCTGCTTCTGCTCGTGGTCACGGCCATCGTGGCGCTGG
- the narI gene encoding respiratory nitrate reductase subunit gamma, giving the protein MPAFEAEPGSAVEISALDTVLWGVLPYVMVVVLVGGLVWRYKYDQFGWTTRSSQLYESKLLRIASPLFHFGLLAVIAGHFFGLVIPMAWTQAVGMSQDFYHFNALFVGGIAGVGTLGGIILLIYRRRTSGPVFMATTTNDKAMYVVLTAAIVFGLWTTLASVFEGEHGHNYRETVAPWFRSLFVLQPDVAAMAGAPFSFHLHTLVGMALFVIWPFTRLVHAFTAPLHYLFRPYIVYRSRDRDRQTTGAGSPGTKGTAARRGWSAVGTRDRDTRNR; this is encoded by the coding sequence ATGCCGGCATTCGAAGCTGAGCCCGGATCCGCCGTCGAAATCTCCGCACTGGACACCGTGCTCTGGGGCGTCCTGCCGTACGTCATGGTGGTGGTGCTGGTGGGCGGCCTGGTGTGGCGCTACAAGTACGACCAGTTCGGCTGGACCACCAGGTCCTCCCAGCTGTACGAATCGAAGCTGCTCCGGATTGCCTCGCCGCTGTTCCACTTCGGGCTGCTGGCGGTGATTGCCGGGCACTTCTTCGGCCTGGTGATTCCGATGGCGTGGACGCAGGCGGTGGGAATGAGCCAGGATTTCTACCACTTCAATGCCCTGTTTGTCGGCGGCATTGCGGGAGTGGGGACGCTTGGCGGCATCATCCTGCTGATCTACCGCCGCCGCACCTCCGGGCCCGTGTTCATGGCCACCACCACGAACGACAAGGCCATGTACGTGGTGCTTACCGCCGCCATCGTGTTCGGCCTCTGGACCACCCTGGCCAGCGTTTTCGAGGGTGAGCACGGGCACAATTACCGCGAGACAGTGGCGCCCTGGTTCCGTTCGCTGTTCGTCCTCCAGCCGGATGTCGCGGCCATGGCCGGGGCGCCGTTCTCCTTCCACCTGCACACCCTGGTGGGCATGGCGCTGTTCGTCATCTGGCCGTTTACCCGGCTGGTCCACGCCTTCACCGCGCCGCTGCACTACCTTTTCCGCCCCTACATCGTGTACCGCTCGCGGGACCGGGACCGTCAGACCACGGGCGCAGGCAGCCCAGGGACCAAAGGTACGGCAGCCCGACGCGGCTGGTCCGCCGTCGGTACCCGCGACCGGGACACGAGGAACCGCTGA